GTCGTTCACGCGGCGCTCGAGCCGCGCGAAGACGTCCTCGATCCGCGCGGCGGACATGCCGACGCTCTCGGCCGAAGCCGGCGCGAGAGGCCCCGTCGACGGCGGCGGCGGCGGCTTCGGCGGCGGCGGCGCGGCCTTCGTCTCCGGGCACTGGGACGCGGGCGCCGGGTCGCAAGCCGAGCCGAGGAGCAAAGCGCCTACGCCTTGAAGGAGCCGGCGCCGAACGATGGGTGACGTGGACTGGCCCATAAGAAGGGAGATTCTTCGGTCAGCGAGGGATGGAAGCCTCTCGCGGGCACACGCGGACGTGGGCGCGCAAGAGCAACATTTTGCCGACCTTCACGGGCGCAGCAAGTTCCTCGTCGAGGGCGTGCGCCTTTTCCGAGGGGATGCCGGCTCACCGGGCGTCGGAGGAATTCATGGGGATCCAGCCGGGCGGGTCACTCGCCGGGAAGGACTCCTCGGATGCCTGGTCGACGAGCTCGTCGGCCTCGGTTTTGGGTTCGAGCACCCGGTTCTCTCCCTCCCAGCCGACCGGAGGCCTGCCGTGCTCGGGCTCGTCGGCCGGCGTGCCTCCGCTCGGCCTCTCGTTTTGCGCTCCGGGGTTCCGCATCTCAGCCATGGCTTCCCTCCTATAGGTCTCATGCTTACCGCGAGCCAAAGCGCAAGAGGGCGGCGACGGAAGGGGCCGCTCGACGCGTTATGACTCGCTCGGCCAAACCCTCGACACGGGCCTCACCGCGCCCAACACCCCGGGAGGCAGGAGGAGGACGCACCATGGCCGAGAAAAACAAGGACGAGAGCAAGGGCACGATGACCGTGAAGGAGGCAGGACACCTCGGCGGCAAGGAGGTCCAGCACCAGCGTGATCTCCGCGATCGCAAGGAGGTCCGCGGGCAGGCGTACGACAAGCCCGGGCCGCCCGAGGGCACGGCCTTCGGCATCGGCGCGGTCACGCAGGCGCTCTCCGGCATGGAGTTCCCCGTGACGAAGCAAGACCTGCTGGAGCGCGCAGGCGACCAGGAGATCGAGTATCGCAAGGGACAACCCGTCTCGCTGCGCCAGATCATCGAGGGCCTCGAGGACGAGGAGTTCGCCTCGATGGCAAACGTCGTTCAAGCAGTGAGCGGCGCCCTCAAGGAAGAGGGGCTCAGCGGCGAGAAGGAGGAGAAGGCGGCCTGAGGCATTCTCTCCGTCACCCCTCTCCACTTTCGTGGAGAGGGGCCGGGGGTGAGGCTCACTCGACCGTGACCGTCTTCGCCAGGTTGCGCGGCTGATCGACGTCGTTGCCCTTCAAGTTCGCCACGAAATAGGCGATGAGCTGCAGCGGCAGCACCGTGAGGAGCGGCAGCACCTCGTCCGGCGCCTTCGGGATCCACACGATGTGCTGCGCGAGCTCCAGCATCGCCTCGTCGCCTTTCGTGGCAATGGCGATGACCTGGCCCTCGCGGGCCCGGACCTCCTGCACGTTCGAGAGCATCTTCTCGTATTGCGCGTCGCGCGGGCAGACGGCCACCACCGGGAGCTGCTCGTCGATCAGCGCGATCGGGCCGTGCTTCATCTCGCCGGCCGCGTACCCCTCGGCGTGCGCGTAGGAGATCTCTTTCAGCTTGAGCGCCCCCTCGAGCGCGATCGGGAAGCCGAGCCCGCGGCCCAAAAAGAGCACGTCCTTCGCGTGCACGAGCTTCTTGGCGATGGCGTGCACGTAATCGGCGTCGCCCAGGATCTCTCGCTGGTGGCTCGGGATCTCCCAGAGCGCCTGCAGCACCTTCTGCGCGCGCTCCTGCGGCAGCGTATTGCGCCGCCGGCCCACGTACACCGCGAGGAGCAGGAGCGCCGTGAGCTGCGTCGTGAAGCATTTCGTCGAGGCCACGCCGATCTCGGGGCCCGCGTGCGTGTAGAGCGCCCCGTCGGCCGCCCGCGGGATCGCGCTGTCGAGCACGTTCGCCACCGAGAGGACCCGCGCCCCGCCCGCCTTCGCCGCCTTCACGGCCGCCAGCGTATCGGCCGTCTCGCCCGATTGGCTCACCGCGATCACCAGGTCGTCCGGATAAAAGAGCGGCTCGCGATACCGCACCTCGCTCGCGAGCTCCACGACCGAGGGCACCTTCGCGAGCTGCTCCATCCAGTATCGACCGGCGATCGCCGCGTGGTGGCTCGTCCCGCAGGCCACGAAATACACACGCCGGATCGATCGCGCGACCTCCGGCGGCACGCCCATCTCGGCCGCGTACACGTCGCCCTCGGCGAGGTCGATCCGGCCCCGCAACGTCGCCTCCACGACCTCCGGCTGCTCGTGGATCTCCTTGCGCATGAAATGCTTGTAGCCGCCCCGCTCGGCCTGCACCGGGCTCCAGTCGATGTGCTTCGCCTTGCGCGTCACCACCTCGCCGGAGACCGTCTCGGTGCGCACGCCCGAGGCGCGGAGCTCCGCCACGTCCCCGTCCTCGAGGAAGATCATCTGGCGCGTGTGCGAGAGCAGCGCCGGGATGTCGCTGCCGCAGAGCATCTCACCCTCGCCGAGGCCCACGACGAGCGGCGAGCCGTGCCTCGCCACGACCACCACGTCCGGCTCGTCCCGCGACACGACGGCGATCGCATAGGCGCCGACCACGTGCCGGAGGGCCGCTTGCACGGCGGCGAAGAGCGACGTCGACGCGCCGCTTCCCTTCTTCCCCCGCGTGAGCTCGCGGTGGATCAGGTGCGCGACGATCTCCGTGTCCGTGTCCGAGAGGAACTTCACGCCCTCGGCTTCGAGCTCCTGCCGCACGGCCACGTGGTTCTCGATGATGCCGTTGTGCACGACGGCGACGGGCCCGGCCGAGTGCGGGTGCGCGTTCGCCTCGCTCGGGCGGCCGTGTGTCGCCCAGCGCGTGTGCCCGATGCCCGTCGAGCCCGCGAGGGGGCGCTTCTCCAGCGCCTCGGACAACCGCGCGAGCTTGCCGAGCGTCCGGACAATCTCGATGGAACGACCATCATGGATGGCGACGCCGGCCGAGTCGTACCCCCGGTACTCGAGCTTCCGGAGCCCGTCGACGATGATGGGGGCCGCGTGCCGCGTCCCGACGTATCCTACGATCCCGCACATCGATGCCTCGCTTCGTGGGAGCGGACGCGCGCGCGCCGCCGCTGCCGAGGTGTAACCCGAGCGAGGGCTCCGAGCGAAAAAACTTCGATGTTGGGTGCCCTTACGCGCCTTCTTCGAGGTCCAGGTTCCGCCCCGCACGCGCAGCACACAGCCGATCTGCGCTGGCCGTGGGCGGGGCTACCAACCTCGACACGTCGGCGCCAAGCAATGTGGAGGAGGACATCGATGCACGACCACCCGACCCACGGCAGCCACGACCACGCGCACGGCGAGGGCTGCGGGCACACGGCGATCCGGCACGAGGGGCACACCGATTACCTGCACGACGGGCACCTGCACCACGCGCACGGCGACCACACGGACGAGCACGTGATTCCGGTGGACGAGGCGAACCGCGCCGAATGCACGCCCTCGCACGCCTGCAGCGGGCACCAGCGAGGCCACGTGCACGGGCCTTCGTGCGGCCATGAGGGCGTCCCGCACGGGGATCACGTCGATTACCTGGTCGGGGGGCACCTGCATCACCCGCACGGCGGGCATTGCGACGACCACGGCGCGCTCGAGCTCGCCTGATTTCGTGGGCGCGAGCGGCGCGCCTTGCGGCCCGACCTGGCCGGCTGGTAGCCTCCTCCGGTCTGGAGGGCTTTTCATGAAATCGAAGGACGATCGGAAATCGATCGAGCGCGCGCGGGCGGGGCTCGGGCGCCTGGTTCTCGTCTGCGTCGGCGTCGCGCTCGGCTCGCTCGTGATGGCGTGCGCCGGGGGGAACGAAACCCCCCCGGGCGGCGAGGGCGGCGCGGGTGGAGACGGCGGCGCGGGCGCGTCGGGCGGGTCCGGCGGCGCGGGCGGCGCGGGTGGAGACGGCGGCGCGGGCGGCGCGGTCGTCTACCCGGTGGCGCCCGAAGGCGTCGCGGAGTTCAGCCCGCTCGGCCAGTTGCCGGAGGGAATCGTGATCGACGGGACCACCGCGTACGTGAGTTTTTCGGTGGACCCGAAGGTCGTGAAGGTCGACCTCGAGACGGGCGCCGTCAGCGATTGGGGCCCGATTCCGGCCCCGATCGGCATCGGGTTCCCGCAGGGCCTCGGACTCGACGCGCAGAAGAACGTGTACGTCGTGGTGAAGAGCGAGGATCCGGCGAAGTTCAAGCCCGGCGTGTACAGGTTCCCGCCGGGCGGCGGGGAGCCCACGTGGGTCTCGGGGACCGACATCGTCGGTTATCCGCGCACGATCGGGTTCACGACGTTCGGCTCGTCGTTCTTCACCTCGCCGGTCACCGGCCACCTCGGCGAGATCATCACGAATGGCACGCTGCAAATGTACGGCCCCGCCGACGAGCTCACGGGGGACGAGATGTCGGCCTGCGCGTTCGGCGAGCTGACGCCGATGGGCATCACGAGCGTGCTCGTCTCCGGGAACAGCACGATCGAATCCACGTTTTACTGGACGAACGCCGATCGCGCGGCGATCTACAAGGGCGCGTTCGTCCCGGCCGGGGGCGGCATGGTCGAGCTGAAGGCCGACCCGAACCCCGTCGCCGGCCCGGATTGCGCGCTGCTCGGCGGCGCCGAGGGCTTGATCGAGGATCCGGCCGACGGGAGCATGCTCGTCGCCGCGCGCCGGGCGAACAAGATCGTCCGCGTGAAATCCACCGGCGAGACCCAGGTCCTCTCCGAGGGCGCGGGTTATTACGAGCCCTCCGCCCTCGCGATTGGCGAGACCAGCAAGGGCCGGCACCTCTACATCACGAACTCGGCCCACACGACCTACAACAAGGGCGGCGTCCCCGGCCTCGTGCGTATCCCGCTGCCGAGCGCCCCGTGAAGGCGCGCGGGGCAGCTTTGCTGCATCGCAGCAATTTTGCTCTCCCTTCCGCGTCGTGACCTTCGTCTCGTGTCCTCTGCGACGTGTTGCACCGCCGCAGAGGACGCTTGCGTTTCCGAAAACGGGCGCCTACCCTCGATCCGATTGCGTGGAGGTTGGCGATGGCATTACGTGCATTTTCCGTGGGCGTGCTCTGTTTGCTCGTGGCGGCCGCCTGCGGCCCGACCCCGGATCCCGAGGCGGCGGGCGGGAGCGGAGGCCAGGGCGCCTCGGGCGGGGGCGGGCCGGGCGGCGGCGGCGCGGGCGGGAATGGCGGGGACGCGCCGTATCCGCCGGCGGACGCGTTCGACCCAGCGTACGACGCTTATTTCGATCCCCCCGCGGCCGGCGAATACAAGGATGATTACCGCGTCGTCGGCGAGATCACCCCGCCGGCCTGGTCGTGGGGCAAGATCGAGCTCGTCGAGGGCCTGCAGCGTTACCGCACCGAGGGCTACAACGTCCGCACGCAGAAGCTGCGCTGGGAGGACACGTTCGAGGACGACACGTACAAGCTGAAGACGTATTTCGGCGCGCTGAACCAGGAGCTCGTCGACGGCTTCAACATCCATTACAAGGACACGTGCGCCGGCGCGGTGGGGCAAAACGGGGCCCCCGCCTGCGGCCAGAAGGGCCCGATGCGCCCCGAGGCGCGGTTCGTCCTTTTGCACCACGGGCCGAAGACGGCGTCGCTCTCCTGCGACAAGAGCAAGCCCCCCGTCCTCCTGGTGCACGGCGCCATGCAAAACGGCAACGTGTGGCTCCTGCCCGGCGGCGACGACGGCGCGGGCAACGCCTACCCGGGCACGACGCAGAAGACGGGAATGGTGCAATGGCTGGAGGAGCGCGGTTTTTGCACGTACGCGCTCACCTTCGGCACGTTCCACGGCGACAACTTCAACCAGGCGACGAACCTCGCCAACGTGATCCGGCGCGTCTCCGCGCTCGTCGGTCAACCCAAGGTCGACGTCGTGGCCTGGAGCAAGGGCGTGCTCGCGGCCGACCTCTACCTCTCGAACGTCGCGAGCTGGAAGGACTGGGGCCCGAAACATTTCGAGCGCGTCGCGGCGGACACGGCCAAGAACGTGCCGGCCTTCCGCAAGGACGTGCGCACCTACGTGGCGCTCTCGGGGCCGCACCTCGGCATCGACCTGAACTTCCGCCATCCCTTCAACAACCTCATCATCTACAGCACGCCCGACGCCGCGCCGATCGGCCAGGGCCCGGTGACCTGGGGGTGGATGAGCGCGGTGCAATGCGTGACGTTCGGCTACGCCTCCGGGCCGAACTCGATCTTCCCGAACCCCTACGCCTACTCGGCCTGCGAGAACCGCGGCGCGATGTGGCCCGATTACTGGACCCGCATCTACACCTCGAACATCACGGGCCTCGACGCCGCGGGCAAGCCCGTCTCCGAGAAGAGCCTCGAGGCGCTGAACGTCGCGGAGGGCGTGGACGGGGCGAAGTTCGATTTCGATCAGTACAACCACGCGATGTGGGGCTCGATCGACGAGTCGGGCGCGCACGTCTCGGCGTACCTCGGGCAGCTCCAGACGGCCTACGACCTGCGCACGTTCTACCCCTTGCCGAACCGGCAGGACGATCCGGTCTCCTACGACTGGTCCGAGCTCGACACCGACGAGTCGAAATGGCGCGCCTGGGTGAACACCTACAAGCTCGCCTACAACCCGGCCGGCGTCCCCGCCGGGTGGATCGAGGACGACGACGCGCACATCACCTGCCGCGCCACCGCCTACGAGCCGCAAACCTCGCCCTGCAAGGCGAAACACGGCTATTACGACGCGACGCACGCCGAGGCGTACGAATTCGGGTACGCGACGTACACGCTCATGGATGGCATCGGCATCGAGGCCGTGATGGAGATGGGCGGCAACTTCATCGAGCGATTGAAGGGCCACGGCCTGAGCCCCGACCTCGATTCTCTCTACGTGGTGCACGGCACGCAGCCCGGCGCGCCCGGCACCATCTTCGAGATCGACGGCATGGAGTGCCCGACCTGCGATCCGAAGGGCGACGGCGTGCTCTTCGACGTGAGCATCGCCGCCCGCGATCAGCTCACGCAGGGCTGGCCCGCGGACGCGAAGGAGAGCCGCTCGAAGCAGGAGGGCGTCGCGTTCGGCCACCTCGAGGTCGGCGTCGCGCCGGCCGTCTGGGAGAAGATCGGGGCCGCCTTCGACAAATGATCACGCGCGCCGCGGCGCGGGCCGCGCGGGACTTTCCCCCGAGGCCCGCGCCGCGGTAGAACGCGCACCATGCCCACCAAAGACCTCGCC
The window above is part of the Polyangium spumosum genome. Proteins encoded here:
- a CDS encoding DUF2795 domain-containing protein translates to MAEKNKDESKGTMTVKEAGHLGGKEVQHQRDLRDRKEVRGQAYDKPGPPEGTAFGIGAVTQALSGMEFPVTKQDLLERAGDQEIEYRKGQPVSLRQIIEGLEDEEFASMANVVQAVSGALKEEGLSGEKEEKAA
- the glmS gene encoding glutamine--fructose-6-phosphate transaminase (isomerizing), with the translated sequence MCGIVGYVGTRHAAPIIVDGLRKLEYRGYDSAGVAIHDGRSIEIVRTLGKLARLSEALEKRPLAGSTGIGHTRWATHGRPSEANAHPHSAGPVAVVHNGIIENHVAVRQELEAEGVKFLSDTDTEIVAHLIHRELTRGKKGSGASTSLFAAVQAALRHVVGAYAIAVVSRDEPDVVVVARHGSPLVVGLGEGEMLCGSDIPALLSHTRQMIFLEDGDVAELRASGVRTETVSGEVVTRKAKHIDWSPVQAERGGYKHFMRKEIHEQPEVVEATLRGRIDLAEGDVYAAEMGVPPEVARSIRRVYFVACGTSHHAAIAGRYWMEQLAKVPSVVELASEVRYREPLFYPDDLVIAVSQSGETADTLAAVKAAKAGGARVLSVANVLDSAIPRAADGALYTHAGPEIGVASTKCFTTQLTALLLLAVYVGRRRNTLPQERAQKVLQALWEIPSHQREILGDADYVHAIAKKLVHAKDVLFLGRGLGFPIALEGALKLKEISYAHAEGYAAGEMKHGPIALIDEQLPVVAVCPRDAQYEKMLSNVQEVRAREGQVIAIATKGDEAMLELAQHIVWIPKAPDEVLPLLTVLPLQLIAYFVANLKGNDVDQPRNLAKTVTVE
- a CDS encoding esterase/lipase family protein; this encodes MALRAFSVGVLCLLVAAACGPTPDPEAAGGSGGQGASGGGGPGGGGAGGNGGDAPYPPADAFDPAYDAYFDPPAAGEYKDDYRVVGEITPPAWSWGKIELVEGLQRYRTEGYNVRTQKLRWEDTFEDDTYKLKTYFGALNQELVDGFNIHYKDTCAGAVGQNGAPACGQKGPMRPEARFVLLHHGPKTASLSCDKSKPPVLLVHGAMQNGNVWLLPGGDDGAGNAYPGTTQKTGMVQWLEERGFCTYALTFGTFHGDNFNQATNLANVIRRVSALVGQPKVDVVAWSKGVLAADLYLSNVASWKDWGPKHFERVAADTAKNVPAFRKDVRTYVALSGPHLGIDLNFRHPFNNLIIYSTPDAAPIGQGPVTWGWMSAVQCVTFGYASGPNSIFPNPYAYSACENRGAMWPDYWTRIYTSNITGLDAAGKPVSEKSLEALNVAEGVDGAKFDFDQYNHAMWGSIDESGAHVSAYLGQLQTAYDLRTFYPLPNRQDDPVSYDWSELDTDESKWRAWVNTYKLAYNPAGVPAGWIEDDDAHITCRATAYEPQTSPCKAKHGYYDATHAEAYEFGYATYTLMDGIGIEAVMEMGGNFIERLKGHGLSPDLDSLYVVHGTQPGAPGTIFEIDGMECPTCDPKGDGVLFDVSIAARDQLTQGWPADAKESRSKQEGVAFGHLEVGVAPAVWEKIGAAFDK